Below is a genomic region from Acetobacter ghanensis.
GAACTCAATACCGTTTAGGATATGCGGCATAATCAATCGGGCGTTGGCAGTAAGAGATAATGAAGACAGTTTTGCTTTTTTTAGCCGCAGCAATAGCTGAAATTGGCGGGTGTTTTGCATTTTGGGGATGGTTGCGTCTGGGTAAAACGCCTTTGTGGCTTCTCCCGGGGTGTTGCTCGCTGCTGCTGTTTGCTTATCTGTTAACATTAATCGACACATCCGTTGCCGGACGTGCTTATGCGGCTTATGGCGGTATTTATATTGCAGTTGCTGTGTTGTGGCTGTGGCTTGCAGAAGGTGCACAGCCAGATCGTTGGGATCTGATTGGTGCAGCTCTGTGCCTGTTAGGCACGGCGGTTATCTTGCTTGCTCCTCATCCACAATAGA
It encodes:
- a CDS encoding YnfA family protein, which encodes MKTVLLFLAAAIAEIGGCFAFWGWLRLGKTPLWLLPGCCSLLLFAYLLTLIDTSVAGRAYAAYGGIYIAVAVLWLWLAEGAQPDRWDLIGAALCLLGTAVILLAPHPQ